In Anopheles arabiensis isolate DONGOLA chromosome 2, AaraD3, whole genome shotgun sequence, the genomic window TTGTATATAGTCTAATGTCTTGGTTTTCCAGCTTCCATTTAGCAGCACCCGGTGTGCACAAGCCCACCCTGTACAATGTCCATCACGTGTCACATCGACGTCCTCACATGTAGATGTCTATTTTTAGTACAATATTACTATCACTACTGCTACTTCTatcactactactgctacttaTCTTTGCTCCCGCGGTTAACTATCTGTTGTAAGTGTTCCCAAGTGTTCCCCATTATGCGCTGTTTTAGATTATGTTCAGAGCCGTGCCGTGGTAGTGACCACCACCTACCAACGGGCGGTTACTGCCAATGGTGCGTAGCAGTGGATGCAGTCTAGACACTAGATTTTTCTAGCGCGTAGCGGCACATGGGCCCAACAATCCTCAACTGGTGGGGGAAGTGATTAGATTCATGTTCGGAGGAGTTGATCACCATGCTGTTCTTAGCAACGTCGCAGGTCTCGTTTATAAATTGGGGATGCGTGTGATTATCGATAATATCATCATTTAGGCATTGGATGCTTCTCTGCATTCGATTAGTGCACGAAAACCTACCCGCATTGTCAGCCTGGAATTGCATTGTTGCGCACATAAGGACTAAGCGTAATCCTGTGCTCTCTGTAGGTGTTTGCTATGTGTTATTGTTGATTATAAAATAAGTTATTTGGTATCTGATTGAATCGTCCCGTTCTTTTGACCGGGCGATTTGGAAACCTGGGAAACCAAATCGCTCAGGCGCGGTTACGTTCGCAACTCGCAACTGCACTAACGGCTAAGCTAATCGGCTAACCTCTGTGTGTAAAGCTAAATGTGTAACAACAAAGCAGCAAGCAAATGAGCTGCGGGGAGTGTACTACATCCTCTCCCCGTTTGCACATTTGCACTCCCACCTATCATGTCCTCAATCGGACACAGCTCTGCTTCTTCGTCACACTGCACAACAATGTAGCAAAGTTTAAGGCTTAACAAAacgaggaaagaaagaaactaACTAACCACTCAACCTTTCACTGCAATGTACTAATTAGCGACGGACGCTTTCTGGTTGACCTCAAGCGCGAGGATCGTACAGCTGCTTCAGTGCATTACATTAGTGTAGGAGTAACATTAACGGTAGCCACCTATGTCTAGCTAAGAAGGTATTGCGTTGTAAAAatactcctcctcctccttctcctacTCCTCCTCACGAGGGGTTGCAAATCTAACAAAGTCAAGTTCTACACACAAAGTTCACAGTGATTGCCGCTGCAGTAAAccttagaaaaaaaactgtaaactCTACTGCCCTACTCCGCCTCGCACAGCACTAACAAACATCGTCCGGTTAGGGCACGTGGCATCAAGCCGTCACCGATTTGATCGACGGCTGATTGTCCTGAAACTCGACGTACCCGGACTCGTCGCTAAACTCGGAGTCCGAATCGATCGCCTGCAGATGATTGATCAGCTCGGTGTTGACGGCGGCTACCGTCGACTTGAGGCGCATCTGGCGCACCTTCGGTTTGGTCGGTtgatgttggtggtggtgagggtggtggtgtgctttctcctccaccacctcctcccTTCGTGCCGGTGCCTCAACGAGCGACCCGTTCAACGAGTCGAGCGGCGAATCGATGGGTTCGGTCCTCGGTCCGGCCGGCTGCGCGGCACTGCCACCGGTCGTCATTGGCATCAGAAAGCTCGACTTGACACCGGGCGCGGGGAAGGTGATGCTGCGCTTGAAGATCAGTTCCGGCGAGCCCGCACAGCTGCCCGTGTCCGGCTGCCCTTGATGGCCGGTGCGTTCGCCGAGCGGCACGTGAATTACCTGGTTTTCGGCCAGCTGCTCAAAGCTGCGCACGCGCTCCAGCACCGAGCCGGGTTTGCCGAGGACAGCGGCAGCCACGGCACCGGTTCGTCCGCCAGGGCCGCTTGCACCGGAGTCGTCCGTGTTGGTCGTGACCGTGCTGGACGTTTCGCACCCGCTCGATATGGAACCCTCGTCACTGTCGGGATGGTGCGCCGCCCCACCGTTGGCCGCCTGCAGCTTGCTCGTCACGCACAGCAGCGACGGGGGGGCCGTATCGTCCTCCCCGTGCAGGCAGCCGGAATGGCGCAGCAGCCGGTCGTCGGATAGCCGGCGCTGGGCGGTGGAAGCGGACGCGGCCGACTCTGCCGCCGTGCGCAGCATCTCCAGCACCTCGTCCTGGTTGAAGAACACCTCGTCCCGGTCCAGCTCGTCCTCGCGGTCCTTCAGCTCGCGGGTGCGCAGCCCGGCCAGCGCAGCGTCGTCCGCCTCGCCAACCCCGTCCGGCAGCGAGTAGTGGTCCAGATCGTCCAGGCTGAGCGCTAGCCGCTGGGTGTCCTCGAGCGTTACCGGCAGGCTGCCGTGATGGTGCTGGCTCAGATCGTGCATGCTGCACACGGCGGTGGGGTTAAGCTTCATGTCGAAGTACGAGATCAGTTCCGTCGAGAGCGGTTCGCTCGAGTTGTAGTTGTAGTGCGCCATGAACGCTTCGAAGTCATCCTCGGACGAGTCGGAGTGGTGCGACAGCTTGGACGCTTTGCCCAGCTTGGCTGACGGTTCCGGCGGCTGCGAGCCACCCGTCTCCGGTGCCGTCTCGCCATCGTTCAtccgctcctcctcctcctgctcctcttCTTCACCCTCCTCCTGGCTAATGGTGTCCAGGATGGAGTCGACCGACTTGTTCATCGGGCTGATGTGCACGATGTTTTCGTTCTTGCGCGGTGCCCGCGCCTCCACGTCCTTGGGCGTCTTGAACGAGTTCCGCAACCGGGACCGTCTGATCGAGTGGCCCCGCCGGCAGCGCCGCCGGCCGAGCGTGGTCGAGGGGAACAGGGCATCCTCCCGGCAGCAGGCTTCCAGCGCCGTGCTGCCAGCCGCCGTGGACGATCCCACCTTCAGGGCGCGGGCCCCGTCGTCctctccctcctcctcctcgtcctcctcgccGATCATCTCCTCGATGGCCATCAGCTTCGGGGCGGACTTGGAGCGCTCGAGCGGTGGCCGGTAGTTGTTCGCGCCGACACTCAGCATGATCTTCCGGCGCGGCATGCTCGGATTGTCGTACACGCTGTTCGCTAGGCTGAGGCGCGCGTTCTGCCGGTTCAGCTTGTCGCGCTTAAACTCTCGCAGGGCTTTGGCTAGGTTTTCCTGCAAGAGAAAAGAGCACCGCATTGAAACGAGTTAGTGTTGGAAACCTTATGGGTGCTTCCGTTTGCGGTCCCCTTACCTTCAGGATGGTGCTAATCTCCAGCGCAACGGATTCTTTGGAACAGATGACCGCGTGGCAGCGGAACTCGTGCTTCAGCTTGCGGCCCTCGTGCCGGTAGATCCAGCAGAACACGCGCGGATAGTTCTTTGGCGAGCTGCAGTAGGTGATCCGGTGCGACCAGTACTCGGTCAGACCGTGCTGCCGGGTGGTCGCCTTCAGCCCGGACGGGCacaggcacagcttcatcatcACGTCCGGTTTGCTGTTCTGCGTGTAGTTACGCCACAGTGTGGCGAGCGGTT contains:
- the LOC120897942 gene encoding uncharacterized protein LOC120897942, encoding MAANRKHYSSKEDIPKEGDEGGGNDDSGGGGGGSANSGHPIEPIKRGKDEVDFVLTASKANGTAMSAGKKGQEDTGTKAGTGVTLDKFNIFHLRRRPKSDPGTGPIAKHAAAQQMGPAANGGAAASGADETLKKKKSRFVKSASIARIFGNTYNTKKYDDSSALLKLQQFKRSFLNSEKFHKKDSGAGAAEEADDGELQIGDACYVNDSESSAKAIKSITRGLGRLLRRNCHSIDISRPDPEYKVSYLGNVLTGWAKGDGCVEKPLATLWRNYTQNSKPDVMMKLCLCPSGLKATTRQHGLTEYWSHRITYCSSPKNYPRVFCWIYRHEGRKLKHEFRCHAVICSKESVALEISTILKENLAKALREFKRDKLNRQNARLSLANSVYDNPSMPRRKIMLSVGANNYRPPLERSKSAPKLMAIEEMIGEEDEEEEGEDDGARALKVGSSTAAGSTALEACCREDALFPSTTLGRRRCRRGHSIRRSRLRNSFKTPKDVEARAPRKNENIVHISPMNKSVDSILDTISQEEGEEEEQEEEERMNDGETAPETGGSQPPEPSAKLGKASKLSHHSDSSEDDFEAFMAHYNYNSSEPLSTELISYFDMKLNPTAVCSMHDLSQHHHGSLPVTLEDTQRLALSLDDLDHYSLPDGVGEADDAALAGLRTRELKDREDELDRDEVFFNQDEVLEMLRTAAESAASASTAQRRLSDDRLLRHSGCLHGEDDTAPPSLLCVTSKLQAANGGAAHHPDSDEGSISSGCETSSTVTTNTDDSGASGPGGRTGAVAAAVLGKPGSVLERVRSFEQLAENQVIHVPLGERTGHQGQPDTGSCAGSPELIFKRSITFPAPGVKSSFLMPMTTGGSAAQPAGPRTEPIDSPLDSLNGSLVEAPARREEVVEEKAHHHPHHHQHQPTKPKVRQMRLKSTVAAVNTELINHLQAIDSDSEFSDESGYVEFQDNQPSIKSVTA